A genomic segment from Equus przewalskii isolate Varuska chromosome X, EquPr2, whole genome shotgun sequence encodes:
- the RTL4 gene encoding retrotransposon Gag-like protein 4 isoform X2, translating into MEKYTESPPALQVEHSSLQAENLILRPQMQYLTEENPAMRGQVMPSLATPMMPVSCSLEHLSQFRDDPASLSGFLAQVTTYLTALKIPNPADDAQVKFFFDYLYQQMKSCGIISGPDKRTLLKQYENFVLEFQQSFGELTKQKRNNLDKGDNSQQDATTFQILAQNLSYNETNQTDHFQEGLADPIQDEVSGTDMVDNLPDLVTQCIQLDRKRRDRPELLQSEPQLPMLASLINHQALSSPIGLSPKEEPIQLRGSQLPLTPAKRARQQETQLCLYCSQSGHFTRDCLAKRSRAPARINDPAHQ; encoded by the coding sequence ATGGAGAAGTACACAGAATCACCACCTGCCTTGCAGGTAGAGCATTCCTCCCTTCAGGCAGAGAATCTGATTCTGCGGCCACAAATGCAGTATCTGACTGAGGAGAACCCTGCTATGAGGGGCCAAGTCATGCCTTCCCTGGCTACTCCGATGATGCCTGTATCCTGCTCACTTGAGCATCTCTCCCAGTTTCGTGATGACCCTGCCAGTCTCTCAGGGTTTCTTGCTCAGGTGACTACCTACTTGACAGCTCTCAAGATCCCCAATCCTGCAGATGATGCCCAAGTCAAGTTCTTTTTTGATTACCTATATCAGCAGATGAAAAGTTGTGGGATCATATCTGGGCCTGACAAGAGAACTCTGCTGAAGCAATATGAGAACTTTGTTCTTGAGTTCCAGCAGTCATTTGGTGAGctcacaaaacagaaaaggaacaaTCTAGACAAAGGGGACAACTCTCAGCAGGATGCTACTACTTTCCAGATCCTTGCTCAAAATCTGAGCTATAATGAAACCAATCAGACTGATCACTTTCAAGAAGGACTAGCTGACCCCATCCAGGATGAAGTAAGTGGCACAGATATGGTGGACAACCTCCCAGACCTGGTCACTCAGTGTATTCAGTTGGACAGGAAACGTCGTGACAGGCCAGAGCTCCTACAGTCAGAGCCCCAGCTCCCAATGTTGGCTTCCTTGATCAACCACCAAGCCCTCTCCAGCCCCATAGGTTTATCACCCAAGGAAGAGCCTATACAGCTGCGGGGGAGCCAGCTGCCTCTCACCCCAGCCAAACGAGCACGCCAGCAAGAAACTCAGTTGTGCCTCTACTGCAGCCAGTCTGGTCACTTCACAAGAGATTGCCTTGCCAAACGTTCTCGAGCCCCAGCAAGGATAAATGACCCAGCTCACCAGTAA